In Pseudomonas abieticivorans, the genomic window GGCACCACGCTGGGCATCCTCGGCTTTGGTTCCATCGGCCAGAGCCTGGCGAGCAAGGCCCAGGCCCTGGGCCTGAACGTGGTTGCCCTGCGCCAGAGCAACGCGCCCTTGGAGGTGGACGGCGTGGAAGCTGCGCGGGACATTCACGACCTGTTCGCCCGGGCCGACCACCTGGTGATCGCAGCGCCCCTGACCCCGGCCACCCGCCACCTGGTCAACCGCGACGTATTGGCCAGCGCCAAACCGGGCCTGCACCTGATCAACATCGCCCGGGGCGGCTTGCTTGACCAGCAAGCATTGCTGCAGGCGCTGGACAACGGCCAGGTCGGCCTCGCGTCACTGGATGTGAGCGAACCTGAACCCTTGCCCGCCGGCCACCCGTTGTATAGCCACCCACGGGTACGCCTGTCGCCGCACACCTCGGCGATCTCGACGCGCAGCAGCGAGGCCATCACGGCGATCTTCCTCGACAACCTGGAGCGCTATCTCTGCGAACAGCCCCTGCACAACCTGGCCGACACCACGCGCGGCTACTGACATTTCTATCCGCGAAACGGTCGCCTCGGTCTCACTGAAACACCGCGGCGGGCTTTTCGCGGATAAAACCGCTCCTACGGGGCTGCATGCAAACCCGACCCCAAGCCTGGCGGAGGACCCCCGACACTTAAAAAACCAGAGA contains:
- a CDS encoding D-isomer specific 2-hydroxyacid dehydrogenase family protein, coding for MSPIVIASQLDEPFNQALRTALQPRHPGAQVIGVPPGVPSDLPAQVNVLLARPINVRGFQAPETPPPGWPYGLKWVQLASSGIDFYPRWLFDGPPVTTARGSASGPIAEFALAAIFAAAKHLPDIWVHDDTWNFTALTPVQGTTLGILGFGSIGQSLASKAQALGLNVVALRQSNAPLEVDGVEAARDIHDLFARADHLVIAAPLTPATRHLVNRDVLASAKPGLHLINIARGGLLDQQALLQALDNGQVGLASLDVSEPEPLPAGHPLYSHPRVRLSPHTSAISTRSSEAITAIFLDNLERYLCEQPLHNLADTTRGY